GAACGCATTCAATTTGAGAAAGATCTGTCAGCTTTCAGCGAAGGCCAGAAAAAAAAGGTTTATCTGGCCCGAAGCCTCTGTCAGTATGCCCATCTCTACCTATGGGACGAACCGCTTAATTATATCGATGTCCTTTCAAGGATACAATTAGAAGAACTGTTACTTCAATACACCCCGACCATGATATTTATTGAACACGATCAAGCCTTTATTGATCATATCGCTACTAAAATCATCACACTTTAGAAGGAGCAAATATGCATCTAAGAATTAAACCCTGGGCACGTCCAGAACTGGAGGCCAGCCATTTTTTCCAGGCCCATCCGCAGGAACACAAAGGTCACTGGCAGGAACTTTTTAAAAAGAGTCAACCATTGCAGCTTGAGCTGGGCTGCGGTAAAGGCAACTTTATCGCCGAATTGGGCTCACGAAACCCACAGATTAACTACCTGGCCATTGACCTGATTGATGCTGTTCTGGGCTTGAGTAAACGAAATATTGAAACGGTTTATCAGCAAAAGGATATGGCTGTTGAGAATATTCAAATCATGTCCTGGGATATTGAACGCCTTGACCTGATACTTTCGCCCGCTGACCAGGTTGAACGCATCTACATTAATTTCTGTAATCCCTGGCCCAAAAGAAGGCACCATAAAAAGCGGCTAACCCACCCCAAACAATTGGAAAAGTACAAAAACCTTCTGGTTAAGGGCGGTCAGATTCATTTTAAAACCGATAATGACGATCTTTTTGATGATTCCATCAAATATTTTCAGGAGGCCGGCTTTAAAATCATCAAACTGTTCCCTGATCTCCATACTTCGAGCTTCGAAGGAAATATCGAAACGGAACACGAGAAAATGTTTTCTGCCCAGGGAGTTCCAATCAAATTTCTAATTGCAGTCGTAAATGAGTAAACATATGTGTTCTCAAAATAAAATTCAGCAGAGTGAATCACAATAATTTACTTTTTAGTTAAAACCTACCATCTATCATTGATTAATTGATGGTATTGGCACACCACCGCCCTGGCAAACTGCCAGGGTGGTTTTTTAACCCCAAATAGAGTAAAGTCATCTGTCTCATTATTATTTTTTATCGATAAAAGTTGAAATCGAAAACAGTAAATTTTTATCATTTTTTTATAAAATATGACTTGCAAATTTGAATTTTATGTTGTATATTACTTAAGCAGGTTAACTATTAATTAAATTAATTATTTTTAAGAAAGGAGCACGCATTGAACCCAACTGGCAATACTTTATTCCATGCTTTCAACCGTATTCGCAAATCC
This genomic interval from Eubacteriaceae bacterium ES3 contains the following:
- the trmB gene encoding tRNA (guanosine(46)-N7)-methyltransferase TrmB, which encodes MHLRIKPWARPELEASHFFQAHPQEHKGHWQELFKKSQPLQLELGCGKGNFIAELGSRNPQINYLAIDLIDAVLGLSKRNIETVYQQKDMAVENIQIMSWDIERLDLILSPADQVERIYINFCNPWPKRRHHKKRLTHPKQLEKYKNLLVKGGQIHFKTDNDDLFDDSIKYFQEAGFKIIKLFPDLHTSSFEGNIETEHEKMFSAQGVPIKFLIAVVNE